Proteins encoded together in one Bacillota bacterium window:
- a CDS encoding MATE family efflux transporter, with the protein MSQFLRREDHSNLGRRIRQLAWPAILEMGLHMLVGVVDTAMVGQLGARELAAVALGSRVVFSTIFVFAAVGTGAAALVSRSVGAGDQAEADKVAGQALALAFLLGLVMAAMGYFSAGTLFSLSRTEPAVQHLAADYLRIVSRATLFMLPLFVGNALLRGSGNTRTPLLLALFTNLINIVGDYVLIFGWGQIPALGVAGAAWATAGAQIIGAVLGLILIFSGQLALQVPLKRLLVWDSSLVRRIIRLSVPAALEELVYTISSLAGFFLIGRLGTAALAAHQVAITAESFSYMPGYGFAIAASTLTGQHLGAGDRDGAVQSGFLTARYSLIVMGITGAVFFLFPRVIARGFTSDPNVVQLATICIRIAALEQMPIALEQVIAGSLRGAGDTRYPFLVSLLGNWVLRLPLVALAVVVLELPIWSVWIITVFDFCLRSALLLLRYRGRQWAAIKV; encoded by the coding sequence TTGTCGCAGTTTTTACGTAGAGAGGATCACAGCAACCTGGGACGGCGTATTCGGCAGTTGGCTTGGCCGGCGATCTTGGAGATGGGTTTACATATGCTGGTGGGTGTGGTGGACACTGCCATGGTGGGGCAACTGGGGGCCAGGGAGTTAGCGGCGGTGGCCCTGGGGAGTCGTGTTGTCTTTTCCACCATCTTTGTTTTTGCTGCGGTGGGTACCGGCGCCGCCGCACTGGTGAGCCGTTCTGTCGGTGCCGGGGATCAGGCTGAGGCCGATAAGGTTGCGGGCCAGGCCTTGGCACTGGCCTTCTTGTTAGGACTGGTTATGGCAGCAATGGGCTACTTTTCGGCCGGAACGCTGTTTAGTCTAAGTAGGACCGAGCCGGCGGTACAACACTTGGCTGCAGATTACCTTAGAATTGTCAGTAGGGCTACATTATTTATGCTGCCCCTGTTTGTGGGAAATGCTCTGCTCCGGGGCTCTGGCAATACCCGTACTCCGCTTCTTCTAGCTCTTTTTACCAACCTCATAAACATCGTTGGCGACTATGTACTGATTTTTGGTTGGGGCCAAATACCGGCCCTGGGGGTGGCCGGAGCGGCTTGGGCCACCGCCGGCGCCCAAATCATAGGGGCCGTGCTGGGCTTAATATTGATTTTTAGTGGGCAGTTGGCTCTCCAGGTGCCGCTGAAACGATTGTTGGTCTGGGATTCCAGCTTGGTGCGGCGAATAATTCGTCTTAGTGTACCGGCAGCGCTAGAGGAATTAGTCTATACAATCAGCAGTTTGGCGGGGTTCTTCTTGATTGGGCGGCTGGGCACAGCGGCATTGGCCGCCCACCAGGTGGCCATCACAGCAGAATCGTTTTCTTATATGCCCGGGTATGGGTTTGCCATTGCTGCCTCCACTCTTACAGGTCAGCATTTAGGAGCCGGAGACAGAGATGGTGCTGTTCAAAGCGGCTTCTTAACAGCACGTTACAGCTTAATTGTAATGGGGATCACAGGGGCTGTATTTTTTCTCTTTCCCCGTGTCATTGCCCGGGGTTTTACCAGCGATCCTAACGTGGTGCAATTGGCCACCATCTGTATTCGTATTGCTGCCCTGGAGCAAATGCCCATTGCCTTGGAGCAAGTCATCGCTGGGTCACTGCGCGGAGCCGGCGATACTCGCTATCCGTTCTTAGTTTCCCTGTTAGGGAACTGGGTGCTGCGATTACCATTGGTGGCACTGGCAGTAGTTGTTCTAGAGTTGCCCATCTGGTCCGTCTGGATAATTACCGTCTTTGACTTTTGCCTGCGCTCCGCCCTGTTACTGCTTCGATACCGCGGTCGGCAGTGGGCGGCAATAAAGGTATAA